Proteins found in one Planococcus citri chromosome 2, ihPlaCitr1.1, whole genome shotgun sequence genomic segment:
- the LOC135837104 gene encoding uncharacterized protein LOC135837104, which produces MNTSWKLIFFVTSFIGKEITTVQSSDSSSSKYDLTAVLNDAIAGIFKSTDSIEQLETIIYANAPDFITYLYHTNDSECIIQTPSNVITIRYLHIQGANNNTCNATWHKPSNTIRWDLSKNQLHMFSEELKYKITGDVLSNSRYGYVDYDNTRSKFEIASFLYKNFSMIAAKPLVNQPGDKNITIDFPHDEKHMGICQGIVFKTLGNLCYEKQLRLMEMISYGIPGAICRYYNNGGRLKGQLDTLLDLNPKQRIISAYPNFSTDEQLYYYLIPNISLVHLNFRNVTIRGLTNFESYVNDQSSDDSCNNVYILRVKNITGNMILHSGFEHLPYFQLKFSIPDLRVSFIPKTENFRVKAQDYIIAEDAPETPTLISSWLSKYSTDIMRVLESELEDLMMPSIKNKSIPFSSQRSELDASFVELVKKSELW; this is translated from the exons ATGAATACTTCGTGGAAATTGATATTCTTCGTTACTTCATTCATAGGAAAAG AAATCACCACTGTCCAATCTTCAGATAgcagttcttcaaaatatgatCTCACTGCTGTATTAAACGACGCCATCGCGGGCATCTTCAAAAGCACCGATTCCATCGAACAATTAGAAACGATAATTTACGCAAACGCACCTGATTTTATAACCTATCTCTATCACACTAACGATAGCGAATGTATTATTCAAACCCCATCCAACGTGATCACAATACGCTATCTTCACATTCAAGGAGCAAACAATAACACCTGTAATGCAACGTGGCACAAGCCATCAAATACAATTCGTTGGgatctttctaaaaatcaattg CACATGTTCAGCGAAGAGTTAAAATATAAGATAACAGGCGATGTATTATCAAATTCAAGATACGGATACGTAGATTACGATAACACCAGAAGTAAATTTGAAATAGCCTCCTTTCTATATAAGAATTTTTCGATGATCGCTGCAAAACCTTTGGTAAATCAACCGGGTGATAAAAATATTACTATTGATTTCCCTCACGATGAGAAGCATATGGGAATCTGCCAA GGCATCGTATTCAAAACCCTGGGTAACTTATGCTACGAAAAACAACTCAGGTTGATGGAAATGATCAGCTATGGAATTCCGGGTGCAATTTGCAGATATTATAACAACGGAGGTCGTTTGAAAGGTCAACTGGACACATTACTAGATCTGAATCCGAAACAACGCATTATTTCCGCCTATCCGAATTTTTCGACTGATGAACAACTCTACTATTACCTTATACCGAATATTTCTCTAGTGCACTTGAATTTTAGAAACGTTACCATCAGAGGATTGACGAATTTCGAATCGTATGTGAATGATCAGTCGTCTGATGATTCCTGCAATAACGTGTATATTCTTCGTGTGAAGAATATTACAGGAAATATGATTCTGCATTCGGGTTTTGAACATTTACCATATTTTCAACTGAAGTTTTCGATTCCTGATCTGCGCGTATCATTTATTccaaaaaccgagaattttcgAGTGAAAGCGCAAGACTACATAATCGCTGAAGATGCACCCGAAACTCCTACACTGATATCTTCGTGGTTATCCAAATATTCAACTGATATAATGCGGGTCTTGGAATCAGAGTTGGAAGATTTAATGATGCCATCGATAAAAA ATAAATCAATTCCATTCTCATCCCAACGATCAGAACTAGATGCATCGTTCGTCGAACTTGTGAAGAAATCGGAATTATGGTAG